The Candidatus Sysuiplasma jiujiangense genome includes a window with the following:
- a CDS encoding ABC transporter ATP-binding protein — MSPEETPLSVESLTIRYGDKTAVEDLSFEVKEGQIFGLLGPNGAGKTSTLKAVLGLVERKAGRALVYGRDVSDDPTYVKNKIGTVLESPILFDSLTPNEFMEFVASIRKVSNENRIRQLVNAFGLEEYMETPIASLSMGNRQKTTIIAALMSEPQLLLLDEPFNGLDIRSVKIFRELIINHIRKGNSVLFSTHILDVAEKMCDEVGIIDGGRMIEHGTVDELRGRLKGSSLEDVFLKATKMDEEIEAILRGLE, encoded by the coding sequence GTGAGTCCGGAAGAGACACCACTTTCAGTAGAATCACTGACAATCAGATATGGAGACAAAACCGCTGTCGAAGATTTGTCATTCGAGGTGAAGGAGGGACAGATATTTGGCCTCCTCGGCCCAAACGGCGCGGGTAAAACATCCACGCTCAAAGCGGTACTTGGGCTAGTGGAAAGGAAAGCGGGCAGGGCACTTGTTTATGGACGGGATGTTTCAGATGACCCTACATATGTTAAAAACAAAATAGGAACCGTTCTGGAAAGCCCGATACTGTTCGATTCACTTACACCAAATGAATTCATGGAATTCGTAGCATCAATAAGGAAGGTGAGTAATGAAAACAGAATCAGGCAGCTTGTAAATGCATTCGGTCTGGAAGAATACATGGAGACGCCAATTGCCAGTCTGTCTATGGGCAACAGACAGAAGACAACCATAATAGCTGCATTGATGTCTGAACCACAGTTGCTCCTGCTTGATGAACCGTTCAACGGTCTTGATATCAGATCTGTTAAGATATTCAGGGAACTCATAATAAACCATATCAGAAAGGGAAATTCAGTGCTCTTTTCAACTCACATACTCGACGTTGCTGAAAAGATGTGTGACGAAGTGGGAATTATTGACGGGGGGAGGATGATTGAGCATGGAACCGTGGATGAACTTAGAGGGAGACTGAAAGGATCAAGCCTGGAGGATGTGTTTCTCAAGGCGACAAAAATGGATGAGGAGATCGAAGCAATTTTGCGTGGGCTGGAGTGA
- a CDS encoding IS66 family transposase zinc-finger binding domain-containing protein: MGATRKIPEHDGTVTVTAEKCNECGNTDLGEPVRTENKTTIDILPPQKVKITEFIPDVYRCSCCGKEFTARHTDCPQKGTLGIHMLACITMLKYHLSGPIRKIQEFLAVNNNFSISTMGINNALLRVGDACRSEYDAAMERIRNAK; this comes from the coding sequence ATGGGCGCCACCAGGAAGATTCCCGAACACGATGGGACTGTCACAGTCACTGCAGAGAAGTGTAACGAATGCGGCAACACCGATCTCGGAGAGCCTGTGAGAACAGAGAATAAGACAACAATAGACATTCTGCCGCCGCAGAAGGTGAAGATCACCGAGTTCATACCCGATGTGTACAGATGCAGCTGCTGCGGCAAGGAGTTCACAGCAAGACACACGGACTGCCCGCAGAAGGGTACGCTTGGCATCCACATGCTCGCCTGCATAACGATGCTCAAGTACCATCTCAGCGGGCCGATAAGGAAGATACAGGAGTTCCTCGCAGTCAACAACAACTTCAGCATAAGCACCATGGGCATCAATAACGCACTCCTCCGTGTCGGCGACGCATGCCGCTCCGAATATGATGCGGCAATGGAGCGCATCCGCAATGCGAAATGA
- a CDS encoding glycosyltransferase, which translates to MVRVFTLGICSVDESSGLERLISLINEETLPDSTIISDIVIVVSGDSADTISVAMNAKSRFQKTVIVEHERKGKADAINRIIDAMKGKNLLLINADALPMKGSIGSIMKEFAASNVGMMCAMPVPADSECSSFVRALSRFTWSLHNSTMETLQDRGGIMHLTDEMIAIADKTITMLPEGTVNDGAYLSTLCQIGGEKVSYSKSAVVMISIPRTVQDFIKQRIRIIYGHLQVNKLIGEFPGTAEFASLKNPMTGARILVDFAKRKPLESLLLPSALFFEFIAIKHALKEMKRKENPHKVWKRVSSATWK; encoded by the coding sequence ATGGTTCGCGTTTTCACTTTGGGGATTTGCTCCGTTGACGAGTCTTCGGGGCTGGAACGACTCATTTCACTCATCAACGAGGAAACTCTTCCAGACAGCACTATAATCAGTGACATCGTGATTGTGGTTAGCGGTGATTCTGCCGATACTATCTCAGTCGCAATGAATGCCAAATCCAGATTCCAGAAAACGGTTATTGTTGAACATGAGAGGAAGGGAAAAGCAGATGCAATTAATCGGATAATTGATGCCATGAAGGGGAAAAACCTTCTTCTGATTAATGCAGATGCTCTGCCGATGAAGGGTTCCATCGGATCAATAATGAAGGAATTTGCAGCTTCCAATGTTGGGATGATGTGCGCAATGCCGGTGCCGGCTGATTCTGAATGCAGTTCTTTTGTCCGGGCATTATCAAGATTCACCTGGTCCCTTCACAATTCAACTATGGAAACACTCCAGGACAGAGGCGGCATTATGCATCTCACCGACGAAATGATCGCAATAGCGGACAAGACCATAACTATGCTACCTGAAGGTACTGTGAATGATGGAGCCTATCTCAGCACTTTGTGCCAGATTGGGGGAGAAAAGGTGTCGTATTCAAAAAGTGCCGTCGTTATGATTTCAATCCCCCGCACTGTTCAGGATTTCATTAAACAGCGAATCAGGATAATTTATGGTCACCTTCAAGTAAACAAATTGATTGGAGAATTTCCAGGAACCGCTGAGTTCGCAAGTTTGAAAAATCCCATGACTGGGGCCAGAATTCTTGTTGATTTTGCCAAGAGAAAACCACTTGAATCACTTCTTCTTCCGTCAGCCCTGTTTTTTGAATTTATTGCAATAAAACACGCATTGAAAGAGATGAAGAGAAAGGAAAATCCACACAAAGTCTGGAAAAGGGTTTCAAGCGCCACTTGGAAGTGA
- the glnA gene encoding type I glutamate--ammonia ligase, with translation MNKREFSAQNVIESVSKEGVKWIDLQFTDLLGGLQHITIPSSALTDKSFLKGVNKLDGSSIKGFKEIHESDMVMRPDPSTYAVLPFFKDDQKTARLLVDIYEGGSNERFSRDPRYVAQKAVDYARINGYDATYWGPEPEFFVFDGIKVTPTPLSARDGWGGSGYEIISKEAPWYNDSGKQFPIRFKEGYYPAPPQDTLVDFRNEAAGILTNTFGMEVDAHHHEVATAGQCELNLHFDELVRMADNVITMKYVLKNVAKNMGMICTWMPKPVFGDNASGMHVHQSLWSSSKNAFYDPSDDYAEISQSCRYYIGGLMDHARALCAITNPTTNSYRRLVPGYEAPVFIAWSKRNRSANIRIPMYERGEEKSKRLEYRTPDPSSNIYLAEAAMLAAGIDGIKKKIDPGNPVDRDIYKLTQMDRRELGIKELPGSLKESLDELESDHDFLLPVFSKDLIERHIELKMEEFLNVSIRTTPYEVYRYMDI, from the coding sequence TTGAATAAACGGGAATTTTCTGCGCAGAATGTGATTGAGTCTGTTTCAAAAGAAGGTGTAAAATGGATAGATCTGCAGTTCACTGATCTTCTTGGCGGACTGCAGCATATAACAATACCATCTTCTGCCCTGACAGACAAGAGCTTTTTGAAAGGGGTAAACAAACTCGACGGCTCTTCAATAAAGGGATTCAAGGAGATTCACGAATCTGACATGGTAATGAGACCTGACCCATCGACATATGCTGTCCTGCCTTTCTTCAAGGATGATCAAAAAACAGCAAGACTCCTTGTGGATATTTATGAAGGTGGCTCAAATGAGAGATTCAGCAGGGATCCCAGGTATGTTGCCCAGAAAGCAGTTGATTATGCAAGAATTAACGGATACGACGCAACTTACTGGGGCCCGGAGCCTGAGTTTTTTGTTTTTGACGGCATTAAAGTAACACCTACCCCTCTGAGCGCAAGAGACGGCTGGGGAGGTTCAGGGTATGAGATCATATCCAAAGAAGCTCCGTGGTACAACGACAGCGGTAAGCAATTTCCGATTAGATTCAAAGAAGGCTATTATCCTGCGCCCCCGCAGGATACGCTCGTTGATTTCAGAAACGAAGCTGCCGGAATACTCACAAATACCTTCGGAATGGAGGTTGATGCGCACCACCACGAAGTTGCGACTGCAGGGCAATGCGAGTTAAATCTGCACTTTGATGAACTCGTCAGAATGGCGGACAACGTAATAACTATGAAATATGTTCTCAAGAACGTTGCAAAGAATATGGGAATGATTTGTACCTGGATGCCAAAACCGGTATTCGGTGACAATGCCTCTGGAATGCACGTTCACCAGAGTCTGTGGAGCTCAAGCAAAAATGCATTCTATGATCCTTCCGACGATTACGCAGAGATAAGTCAGAGTTGCAGATACTATATCGGCGGACTCATGGATCATGCCAGGGCTCTGTGTGCAATAACAAATCCGACTACAAATTCATACAGAAGGCTCGTGCCGGGATACGAGGCACCTGTATTTATTGCTTGGAGCAAGCGCAACAGATCTGCCAACATAAGGATACCCATGTATGAGAGAGGGGAAGAGAAGAGCAAAAGACTCGAATACAGGACTCCTGACCCAAGTTCAAATATTTACCTTGCAGAAGCGGCGATGCTTGCTGCTGGTATCGACGGCATAAAAAAGAAGATTGATCCGGGCAATCCTGTGGACAGGGACATTTACAAATTGACTCAGATGGACAGGAGGGAACTCGGAATCAAGGAATTGCCAGGGAGCCTGAAGGAGAGCCTAGATGAGCTTGAATCTGACCATGACTTCCTGTTGCCGGTTTTCTCCAAGGATCTCATTGAGAGGCACATTGAACTGAAAATGGAAGAGTTTCTCAATGTATCCATACGGACAACACCCTATGAGGTTTACAGGTATATGGATATCTGA
- a CDS encoding transposase — protein sequence MRNECTLTGSAWQSAATKWCLWIFRSNENDVLAVITDSRGRKAVREDMWDGFHGPAVVDEWSTYGNQTAIQRCWAHLLREVAHSKRHLSMAVRFQNACTPCSPNSTELKKLQESNPPMNAGEDAKQKPDGVIEKLVEEYSEYTELSKPVTYIRNGLGHWYTCLLYPRMEPTNNLGEQAIREHVLIRKITGTFRSENGSQNYQYIASLLSTWKLKDMNMFEELEKLMRQRLCLSTGTDHG from the coding sequence ATGCGAAATGAGTGCACATTGACGGGATCGGCATGGCAGTCAGCGGCGACAAAATGGTGTCTCTGGATATTCCGTTCGAATGAGAACGATGTGCTCGCCGTCATAACGGATTCGAGGGGAAGGAAAGCCGTCAGGGAAGACATGTGGGATGGTTTTCATGGTCCTGCAGTTGTTGACGAATGGAGCACATACGGTAATCAGACTGCAATACAGAGATGCTGGGCGCATCTGCTGAGGGAGGTCGCGCATTCAAAGAGGCATCTGAGCATGGCAGTGCGCTTTCAGAACGCATGCACACCATGTTCACCGAACTCAACCGAACTCAAGAAATTGCAGGAGAGCAATCCTCCAATGAATGCCGGGGAAGATGCGAAGCAGAAGCCCGACGGCGTCATAGAGAAACTGGTCGAGGAATACAGTGAATACACGGAACTGTCAAAACCCGTCACTTACATACGCAACGGCCTCGGACACTGGTACACATGCCTCCTCTATCCGCGCATGGAGCCGACGAACAATCTGGGCGAGCAGGCAATAAGGGAGCATGTCCTCATACGCAAGATCACAGGAACATTCCGTTCAGAGAACGGATCACAGAACTACCAGTACATAGCATCGCTCCTCTCAACATGGAAACTCAAGGACATGAACATGTTCGAGGAGCTTGAGAAACTGATGAGGCAGCGGCTCTGTCTCTCGACAGGTACAGACCATGGATGA